gaccaaaacatgactttaacctctcaagttaacaacttggaagaagaaaaagagaagttgtgTATAGCTttagaatcttttactaatggtaaaaagacCCTTGACATCTTACTTAGAACTGCATCCAAAGCACCTCTCAACAAGGAAGGGGTAGGCTATAATGTGAACAAAAGTTTAAATCAAACAAAAGAGCCAAGTATAAGTAAAGTGACaaataagaaagtaaagaagaagttttgtaactattgtaggaagaaaggacactctattgaggaatgcTATTCTAAAATGAAAAGTCCTCAATTTAACAAATCCAATCCCAAAGGAAAGACTCCATATATCTctcaaattattgtatgcaataattacaaCACGAAGGGACATACTATTTGGAAATGTTATCATATGAATCAATCCTTCCACCAgcctagaagaccttacaatggtcaaaataggaggagtCATCCTAAGACACAAAGACCATCTAGAACTCCACATAAGATGTAAAGACCACCCAAAAACTAAGGATCATATAGAGTACCctaaaaccaaagaccttggaacccccaatcatacccaaattggtattgcaaccaaaaggcaaatgataaccaaatggtttggagaccaagagaaaggtataatactaacaaaggcggacccaacatacaatggggaccaaaattttataaaGTATCTTTATTTTATAGGTGCAcatgagcaacatggaatggtacatcgatagtggtagctcaaagcacatgacatccaatccaaagctATTTTcggagctcaagaagcaaaaaggaggattgGTATCCTTTAGAGATAACAGCAAAGAAAGAATCATTGAAAACAGATCtataaaatttggaggtacaaaAGGCAGCCCATACCAAAATTTTGCAACTACAGGTTGGGGTAAGctttgagaggagagagaagctctagAGATTTTTAGAGTGGTGCTCTAGGTGGttgctcttggtgatggccggcaggcCATTGGCTTTGGCTAatggtcttcttcctccaccctTTTTAGGAGAGGGGGAAGCTAGGGGTTCGGTGGATGGCGGTTCTAAGTCGACAGggggtgatcttggtggtggatCAAGGCTGAGAGAACTTGCTGCAGGTGAGGGATCCTCctcgggtggtggtggtgttttgGTGGTAGGATCGGGAATGGATATTCATGGAGAAGCTGTTAGGAAGGGGGCGTCTTGGACTTCATTCTTTGAatcttcttcaagctctctTAATAGTGAAGGTTTGGAGTTAAGTTTCATTGAGCCTATTTGTATTAATGGTATGCGTGTTGCACAATGTTCTTTAGCCATGTTTAAGGCAGAATTATCTAAATAGAAGAACACTCTTCTTGGGCATTTCATTGGCCGTAGGCCAAGTTTTACTTATGTTAAGGAAGTGCTACTGAAACAATGGAGTATTTCTAGGCATGTGGATGTTAATCTTTTAGAGAGTGGATTCTTTGTTTACCATTTcaatttggaggaagataaaGTTAAAGTGCTAGAAAGAGGACCATGGACTGTGCAGCGAAGACCGTTGATCCTCTGGCCTTGGAAACCAGGAATGAAGCTTGAAAAGGTTGAATTAAACTCCATTCCTATCTGGATTACTTTCCCCAACCTTCCATTTCACTTCTGGAATGTGGAGGCTTTGAGTTCGATTGCTAGTGTTATCGGCAAACCGATTGCCACTGACAAAATGACAATTACTAAGGAAAGGCTCTCCTATGCCCACTTATGTGTGGAAATTGAGGCTACCTAAGATCTCCCGGAGCAAGTGGTTATCCATGATGATGAAGGGTTGGTGTTCTTTCAAAAGGTGAAGTACGAATGGTGCCCTCCCCGCTGTAATAGCTACATGATTTTTGGCCATGCCACTAGTCAATGTGGTGCTAATCAAGCTACACAGAAGGGTAGCAGCCGAAAAGAGTAGAGGGTGAAAGCTGGTGCAGGTCATTCTCAGGTGGCCGGAGCTAGATGTGGTGGTGGTGCTCAGGCCATGCACGGTGGTGATGGGGCtgagattcaaaattcaaatgtaGGTGCCAACTTGGGTGAAAGATTTGCTAGGATCACAGAATCTGCTGGGATCACGAAATCTGTGGGGATTTCCAAATCTACTAGTTCTAGAAATCTTCCTAATTCTCCAACCAAGATTGCAGCTGGTAAGGGGAAGGAAGTTGTTCGTGTCAATGCATTTGCTTTGCTAGAAGATCTAACGGAGGAAGTTGCCTATGATCCAAAGGAGCTAATGTTGGATGTTGATTCTTGCAACATCTTATTAGGAGATGAGCTGGACGATGGGCAGGATCCAAGGGATTCTTTAATTATGAAAGATGGGGAGAATCTTGGAAGAAAAGGTATAGCTGGCTTGGATGGTGTggagattttggaaaattcaaatGGGATGAATGTGACAGCTAGGTCTTCTCCTACTAAAGCCCATGCGTTGACCATGAAGGAAAGAAATGGTGagggtggagagaaggagagtgggGCACTTATGGAAGGTAATAAATCTTCCACTTCAGTTTTGGTAGGCAATGCTGATTAGGGGAGCTCTATTAGGGATTCTCTTTTGAAGATTCTTGATGAGGGGGCCACGTTGGATGGTGATGTCATTGAAGAAGGAGCTAAAGAAGTTGCCCGGCCAGATTTGATTTCCAAAACTGCCAGCCTCTCcaccaaaggaagaaaggatTCGGCTAGCTTATCTTTGAAAGACCACACATTTGAAGGTATGTCCAACCCCACTATCCCCATTGTTTTAAATTCAAATAAAGAGGGGAGAGGATTAAGGGAGcagggaaggagaagattttTGGCTTCTTTCAAGCCTCAGCGTATTGAAATCACTGCCAATGCTAGTTCGACTGTGAAGGGGATTGAGATTGGATTGGCTTTGGGGGGTAAGAAGCTGGCTCCAACCCCCCCCTTCTAATCATTCCTAATGAATAGTCTATGCTGGAATGTGAGAGGGCTGAATGCCCCTGAAAAATAAAGAAGTGTTAAAAGAATGCTTGCTGCCAAGGAGTATAAGTTGGCTattcttttggagacaaaagtTAAGGAGAATAATGTTAATACTacttttcaaaaccttaaaagGGGATGGAAATTCACTCATAACTATAGTCCAGAACACCATACCAGAATCTGGATTGGTTGGGATGAGGAGAGCTTAAAGGTTGAGATCATTAAATCTAAACCTCAATTTATTCATTTGAAAGTTGGAATTCTTGGTTCTTCTTTGGCCTTCCACTGCACCGCTGTTTATGCTTTTAATACTCTTGAGGGGAGGCTTGAGCTGTGGAAGGACATAGAGGAAATTGTTGCTGGTATGATCGACACCTGGGCTGTAATGGGGGATTTTAATATTGTTTGGCATCAGAATGAGAAGCTTGGAGGGGAGGCCATTCTTCATGGGGCTGTGGAGGACTTTAACGCTTGTATTTTCAATTCAGGCCTAGCTGATTTGAAGTGGAAAGGAGAAATGTTTACTTGGAGTAATAACCAAAGAGGCAGCAGTAGaatttgttgtaaacttgatcGGGTCTTAATTAACAGCCATTGGCTGTATAAACTAAGTTTTTTTTAGGCGAATTTCCTTTGCCCTGGTATCTCTGACCATAGTCCGATCATCTTTAAGCTGTTGGACAGTCTCAATTCAAGTCCAAAGcctttcaaatattttgatGCCTAGACTACTCATGGAGATTACTTTGAAGTGGTTAAGAAAGGCTGGGCTTTCCCTATAAAGCCACAGTCCAATCCTCTTCTTTGTTTCGCTGCAAAGTTAAGGAATGTTAAGCTTGAGCTGAAGAGGTGGAATAAGGAGGATTTTGGGGATGTTTTTCACTCTATCAAGGTGGTCGAAGAGGAACTTTCCAGAATTCAGGCTGATAAATCTTTGAATCCGATGGATGACTCTCTAATTATCCTAGAGAGAAAGGCCAAGGGTAAGCTCTGAAGTGCTTTGTAAATGGAGGAGAGGGTCCTAAAGGAGAAATCTAGGGTGAAGTGGCTCCAACTAGGTGATggaaataacattttttttcatAAGTCCATGCGCAGCAGATTCAATAGAAAGCATATTCTGGAGATTGTTGATCAGAATGGAGTGGtggttgatgaaccaaaaaGGTTTAAAGAAGACACTGTAaagttttattgtaatttatttgggactgattcaGTAGATGAGGGAACTTGCCCGAATTCTATCCACCATTCGGGTGCTATTTCTGAATTTCAGATATTGGAATTGGAAAGGGAGATTAGTAGAGAGGAGATCAAGGGTGTGgtctttgctatgaaagattcTAAGGCCCCAGGGCCTGATGGTTTCGGGGCTAGATTTTACAAAACACCCTGGGAGATTATTGAGGAGGACCTTATCaaggctattaaatggttttttgagAACTCATTTATGCCATATTCTATTAATGCTACCTTTATTTCTCTGATCCCTAAATCTGGAGATGTTTCCTCCTTTGCAGGCTATAGacccattgccctttgcaatctGCTCGACAAGATCATTATTAAGATCATCTCTAATAGACTCCAGAAGGTTATCGGCGAGGTGATCAGTTTCAATCAATCAGCTTTTATCAAAGGAAGATCTATAGTTGATAATATTCTtgtttgccatgatattgtgaGAGGAATTGAGCAAAAAGCAGCCAACCCCACTGTGGTGttgaaggttgatctccataaagccTATGACTCCTTGAGCAGGAACTTTCTATTTGGAGTGATGGAAAGGATGGGCTTCACAGGGAAATTCCTTGGATGGGTTAAGGCTTGTGTTACCACACCCATGTTCTCTGTTCTCATTAATGGCAGCCCCATAGGTTACTTTAAGGGAGGTAGAGGTATTAGGCAAGGTGACCTGCTCTCtccttatttgttcactattgccatggaagCTTTTTCAGGAATTATGCGAAGGCTGGAAGTAGATGGTCAAATCAAATTGCTGCCTAGATGTAAAGCTCTACATCTTTCTCACCTTATATTTGTggatgacctaatgatctttgtgaaggccaaCCGCGAATCTGTTTTGGCTAGTTTGGGGGGTCTTGACGAGTTTGCAGGTCTTTCAGGGCTGCATCTCAatagatctaagtcctctattattgtaGGGGGCCTAACCCAAACAAGTAGTAaggaacttttggaattaacagGTTTCTTTGAGACCACTCTCCCTATCAGGTACCTCGGCGTCCCTCTTGTCTCGGGTAGGCTGTCCTTGAAAGATTGTAGTCCTATTTTAGATTTGGTTTGAAGGAAATTCGAAGGATGGAAAGCCAGGTTTTTATCTTATGCTGGGCGTCTCCAACTTATCTCTTCTGTGCTCCAAGGATGCTACATTTACTGGGCTGGTATTTTTGGGCTGCCAGGTAACCTTATCTCACAGCTTGAGTCCATgttttctaatttcctttggtcaggcccctcgcttgaaaggaaaatgcacttcatttcttggGATGCGGTCTGCAAGCGTAAAattgaaggaggtcttgggcttAAGCGGGTTAAGGAGATGAATGTGGCTAGTATTatgaagcaaatctggtggattgcctccaagcaAAACCGACTTTGGGTGCATTGGGTCCAGCAGAGGTACCTCAAGCAGGAATCGCTTTGGATAGTTAAGGTGttgcaaaattgctcttgggtttggaggaaagttttgaaatataGAGGTAAGGCATTGCCTTTAATTAATACCTTCATTGGCAATGGCAGATCTACCAAACTTTGGCTTGACAAGTGGCACCCAGAGGGAGTCCTTTTTAATAGGTTTGGCAGTAGGATTTGGTATGATGCGGGATCTTATGCGCTTGCAGCCCATCATGCACTTGTGAAGGAAATTGTTCGGGATGGAGACTGGCTGCCTGGCCCTTCAACCTCTTTTGACCTTATTGATGTGCAGAGAGCCCTCCCCTCCATTGATAAGTTGCATGGTGACAACCCGAATTTGGTAGTCTAGACTGGCAATCCGACAGGtatcttttcaaccaaatcgGATTGGAATGCCACCCGTGTGAAGGCCAACCCCGTGGATTGGAGTGAAGCTGTTTGGTTTGAAGGCAGCATTaagtcccactcttttgtttcttggaggTGTCTGGTCGATGCTCTCCCCAGTAGGGATAATCTTCTTCACAGGGGGATCCCAGTTCAACATAGTTGtgagttttgttgggctggtatTGAGAGCAGAAACcatattttctttgcttgccctctttccattgatatttggaggaggaTCTTTGGTATGTGTTCTCTTCATGGATAGGCTCCCATGAACATATTTGATGCTGCCATTTGGGTTCGGCATGCGGTAGGAAGAGCGGGGAGCTTAGGTGTGGTTTTAAAGCTTGCATTTTGTGCCACTATCAAGcatatttggtttgaaagaaatttcagaattttttgcCAAAAGACTAGATCTAAGGATCAGATTGTGGATGCTATCAAGGGGGATGTTAGGACTGCAGTCACATCTGGTTCTTTGAGTGGGGATCCTAGTCCTGCTAATTCCCACATTGCTTCAGCTTGGAACATGCAAGTTCATTGGACTATTAGGACGCTGAGACCATGCTCGTGGTTCTTACCTCCTAACAATTTGTGGTCCCTTCACTGTGATGGTTCGCTGTCCGATGGTAGAGCTGCTTTTGGAGGAGTGATTCGTAATGCGATTGGACAACCtgtagctgcatttgctaaccaAGGGCTGGAACTTTGCATTCTCTCCATGGAGTTGGCTGCGATACATCGAGGCATCTCCCTTTGCATAGAGAGaggaatccttgatgtttctatcagatctgattccaagTTGGCGATTGACACTATTTCTGGCAAGGTTATAGGACCTTGGAAAGTACAACCTATCAAGAGTAGAATCCTTGCTTTGGCTaatgatttgagaatgaaagaattcacccatgtttggagagaacaaaattgaCCGGCAGATTTTATGGCTACAGTCCCTTGCGACTCAcatggggtagtttgggatcctAGAGATTTCCCCCCTACCCTTATTGACTACCTTAAGCAGGACTCGGATTTTGTCACTTATTATAGGTTGTAGCCTTTTTGGCTCGGTTCTTGTTTGATGGGGCCTGTCCCATCGTGCtttgggttctcttccccttgtcgggttcttagagaatgccttcttttgtagattttcctccttttctaatacaatcttcttacttatcgaaaaaaaaaaaaatttggaggtacaacAATTTCTAATGTTAGcttagttgataatcttaagtataatttacttaGCATAAGTAAACTATGTAACAATGGATACTTTGtaaattttaatgcctctaaatgtgaaattaaagattctaatgataatatgattcttGAAGGTTATAGAAAGAATAATGTTTATGCTTGCATATTTAGTGCAAACTGACATGATGCATGCCTTATTTCATAATTTGATGATGCTATCTTGTGGCATAGAAAATTGAGATATATTAATTCTAAAATGATTAGATCCCTATCCTCTAAGAATTTGGTGGGAAATCTACCTAAGTAaaaatttgataagcaacactgtcaaaccctgctcttgactagctggaattttgattgaaggataggaacccctgaccaggcaaacaagaacactgtggagtatcactccagtgatttggattaatgaggaaacaatgcatgtcctcctacatacctgtcagaagatggacagctgacccctacaactgcacagctcatagcattatgtatggcctagactccaggtaatctctctcctctccataacagAGGGACTCACCCCTAGAAAAGTGTGTAAAGGaccctaaatggcatgtggggacaatgccctaatcAAGGGTCagacccctgtgcaagccccactgagattcagccttgttGAAATCTCTAGGCAATGGCACTGGGAGATGCAGataaggcccagagacatcgcccagtgtggaAAATAgtatattaaattgattttaaattatggggaccactcataatggacatgggaaccctccatagatagaggggagtctgagcgaccacctcatacccttggttcactgtggaccccaccagtatgcccagagtggctgtaaatgcagttaaaaatgtattttgaaaatagaccttgagcagccaaacagaccctagtatgggttgggcctataaatagatgagccttgggctcattttaagCCTTTGGTACTTctcatttcgtgggagagaaaagaagagaaagaagagagaaagaagagaggaagaagaagaagaaagaagaagaaggaagggaaggaggggctgccacccatccaagGCTGGAACGGAGCATCCAAACATCTGTGCAGGTATATAATCCCTTCTTACACCTGCTGGTTTCTTTGTTGATGCTTGTGTTGATGTGTTCTTTCCCTCTGGCAGCCCAAAATAGCTAggaaatgctatggatggcCTCAGATCTGTCATGCAAacctgatgcatggaagatctgagtgttttatGATGTATTATACATCTGTAACACAAATCTGGAACCGAtactggctgtgcatggctgcactgccctgATTCACTGTTGGCTGGctatttgga
The sequence above is a segment of the Telopea speciosissima isolate NSW1024214 ecotype Mountain lineage chromosome 7, Tspe_v1, whole genome shotgun sequence genome. Coding sequences within it:
- the LOC122668579 gene encoding uncharacterized protein LOC122668579; translation: MLAAKEYKLAILLETKVKENNVNTTFQNLKRGWKFTHNYSPEHHTRIWIGWDEESLKVEIIKSKPQFIHLKVGILGSSLAFHCTAVYAFNTLEGRLELWKDIEEIVAGMIDTWAVMGDFNIVWHQNEKLGGEAILHGAVEDFNACIFNSGLADLKWKGEMFTWMVKKGWAFPIKPQSNPLLCFAAKLRNVKLELKRWNKEDFGDVFHSIKVVEEELSRIQADKSLNPMDDSLIILERKAKGKL